Proteins encoded in a region of the Bradyrhizobium sp. CB3481 genome:
- a CDS encoding adenine phosphoribosyltransferase, whose translation MTFDHDIKATVRTIPDYPKKGILFRDITTLLANPRAFRRAVDELVQPWAGLKIDKVAGIEARGFIIGGAVAHQVSAGFVPIRKKGKLPHTTVRIAYSLEYGIDEMEMHVDAIQEGERVILVDDLIATGGTAEGAVKLLRQIGANVVAACFIIDLPDLGGAAKLRAMDVPVRTLMSFEGH comes from the coding sequence ATGACATTCGATCACGACATCAAGGCCACCGTCCGCACCATTCCGGATTACCCGAAGAAGGGCATCCTGTTTCGCGACATCACGACGCTCTTGGCGAACCCGCGCGCGTTCCGCCGTGCGGTGGATGAACTGGTGCAGCCCTGGGCCGGATTGAAGATCGACAAGGTCGCCGGCATCGAGGCGAGGGGTTTTATCATCGGTGGCGCGGTAGCGCATCAGGTCTCGGCCGGCTTCGTGCCGATCCGCAAGAAGGGCAAGCTGCCGCACACCACGGTGCGGATCGCCTATTCGCTTGAATACGGCATCGACGAGATGGAGATGCATGTCGACGCGATCCAGGAGGGCGAGCGCGTCATCCTGGTCGACGACCTCATCGCCACCGGCGGCACCGCCGAAGGCGCGGTCAAACTGCTGCGCCAGATCGGCGCCAACGTGGTCGCCGCCTGCTTCATCATCGACCTGCCGGATCTCGGCGGCGCCGCCAAGCTGCGCGCGATGGACGTGCCGGTCCGCACGCTAATGTCGTTCGAGGGGCATTGA
- a CDS encoding anthranilate synthase component I produces MNRTAFSLPEQSEYRTGCGLVISRVVEQFTGNAKRLDDLIELLDRRRGVVLSSGTTVPGRYESFDLGFADPPLVLETAGANFSLSALNARGEVLIAFLGDVLREPCVVISEKSPTRLAGHIIRGAAPVEEDQRTRRASVMSLVRDLIAALSANDDPLLGLYGAFAYDLVFQIEDLVQKRAREADQRDIVLYVPDRLLAYDRATGRGVMLSYDFAWKGKSTQGLPRDTAASVYAKAPRQGFADHAPGEYQATVEVARAAFARGDLFEAVPGQLFAEPCERSPAEVFQRLCRINPSPYGALMNLGDGEFLVSASPEMFVRSDGRRVETCPISGTIARGVDAIGDAEQIRQLLNSEKDEFELNMCTDVDRNDKARVCIPGTIKVLARRQIETYSKLFHTVDHVEGMLRPGFDALDAFLTHAWAVTVTGAPKLWAMQFVEDNERSSRRWYAGAIGAVNFDGSINTGLTIRTIRMKDGLAEVRVGATCLFDSDPAAEDRECQVKAAALFQALRGDAPKPLSAFAPDATGSGRKVLLIDHDDSFVHMLADYFRQVGASVTVVRHVHAQEMLKKNWDLLVLSPGPGRPEDFGISKTIGTALERKLPIFGVCLGVQAIGEYFGGQLGQLGQPAHGRPSRIQVRGGRLMQNLPNEIVIGRYHSLYVERDSVPDVLEVTATTEDGVAMAIEHKTLPVGGVQFHPESLMSLGGEVGLRIVENAFRLNVGAN; encoded by the coding sequence ATGAACAGGACAGCCTTCTCCTTGCCCGAGCAGAGCGAATACCGGACCGGCTGCGGCCTGGTGATTTCGCGCGTCGTCGAGCAGTTCACCGGCAACGCCAAACGCCTCGACGACCTGATCGAACTGCTCGATCGCCGTCGCGGCGTCGTGCTGTCCTCCGGCACCACGGTGCCCGGCCGCTATGAGAGCTTCGACCTCGGCTTTGCCGATCCGCCGCTGGTGCTGGAAACCGCAGGCGCAAATTTTTCGCTGTCTGCGCTGAACGCGCGGGGCGAGGTGCTGATCGCGTTCCTCGGCGACGTGTTGCGCGAGCCCTGCGTGGTCATTTCGGAGAAGAGCCCGACGCGGCTCGCCGGCCATATCATCCGCGGTGCCGCGCCGGTCGAGGAAGATCAGCGCACCCGCCGCGCCAGCGTGATGTCGCTGGTGCGCGATCTCATCGCCGCGCTGTCAGCCAATGACGACCCACTGCTCGGCCTGTACGGCGCCTTCGCCTACGACCTCGTGTTTCAGATCGAGGACCTCGTGCAGAAGCGTGCGCGCGAGGCCGATCAGCGCGACATCGTGCTTTACGTGCCCGATCGTCTGCTCGCCTATGACCGTGCCACCGGCCGCGGCGTGATGTTGAGCTATGATTTCGCCTGGAAGGGCAAATCCACGCAAGGCCTGCCGCGCGACACCGCGGCGAGCGTTTACGCCAAAGCGCCGCGGCAGGGCTTTGCCGATCACGCGCCCGGTGAATATCAGGCCACGGTGGAAGTGGCACGCGCCGCGTTCGCGCGCGGCGATTTGTTCGAGGCGGTGCCGGGGCAGCTCTTTGCCGAGCCCTGCGAGCGTTCGCCGGCCGAAGTGTTCCAGCGGCTCTGCCGCATCAACCCGTCGCCCTATGGCGCGCTGATGAATCTCGGCGACGGCGAATTCCTGGTGTCGGCCTCGCCCGAAATGTTCGTGCGCTCCGACGGCCGCCGAGTCGAAACCTGTCCGATCTCGGGCACGATCGCGCGCGGCGTCGATGCGATCGGCGATGCCGAGCAGATCAGGCAGCTCCTGAACTCGGAAAAGGACGAGTTCGAGCTCAACATGTGCACCGACGTCGACCGCAACGACAAGGCGCGCGTCTGCATTCCCGGCACCATCAAGGTGCTGGCGCGGCGGCAGATCGAGACCTATTCGAAGCTCTTTCACACCGTCGATCATGTCGAGGGCATGCTGCGGCCCGGCTTCGATGCGCTCGACGCCTTTCTCACCCACGCCTGGGCGGTCACTGTGACGGGTGCGCCGAAACTGTGGGCGATGCAATTCGTCGAGGACAATGAGCGCTCGTCGCGGCGCTGGTATGCCGGCGCGATCGGTGCGGTGAATTTCGACGGCAGCATCAATACCGGGCTCACCATCCGCACCATCCGGATGAAGGATGGCCTCGCCGAAGTGCGCGTCGGCGCCACCTGCCTGTTTGACTCTGATCCCGCCGCGGAAGACCGCGAGTGCCAGGTCAAGGCCGCCGCACTGTTCCAGGCGCTGCGCGGCGATGCGCCAAAGCCGCTGTCGGCCTTTGCGCCCGACGCGACCGGCTCGGGCCGCAAGGTGCTCTTGATCGATCACGACGACAGCTTTGTGCACATGCTGGCGGATTATTTCCGCCAGGTCGGCGCCAGCGTGACGGTGGTTCGCCACGTGCATGCGCAGGAGATGCTGAAGAAGAACTGGGATCTCTTGGTGCTGTCGCCGGGGCCGGGCCGGCCGGAGGACTTTGGGATTTCGAAGACCATCGGCACCGCGCTCGAGCGAAAACTGCCGATCTTCGGCGTCTGCCTCGGCGTGCAGGCGATCGGCGAGTACTTTGGCGGCCAGCTCGGTCAGCTCGGCCAGCCCGCGCACGGCCGTCCGTCGCGGATCCAGGTGCGCGGCGGGCGCTTGATGCAGAACTTGCCGAACGAGATCGTCATCGGCCGCTATCATTCGCTCTATGTCGAGCGCGACAGCGTGCCTGATGTTCTCGAAGTCACCGCGACCACCGAGGACGGTGTCGCGATGGCGATCGAACACAAGACCCTGCCGGTCGGCGGCGTGCAGTTTCACCCGGAGTCGCTGATGTCGCTCGGCGGCGAGGTGGGGCTGCGCATCGTCGAGAATGCGTTCCGGCTGAATGTTGGAGCAAACTAG
- a CDS encoding VOC family protein — MALLGLGYAGFGSDSLDAWRQFGTGLVGFQAVERGNALLSFRMDDRKQRIVIDRAMGEGTRFFGWEVQDAAALDALAARLEAAGVPVVAEPQTLADARHVRGLISFHDPAGNRLEAFYGAEIDETPFVPGRSISGFRTGPLGLGHAVLTVENIEPMMAFYIGVLGFGLSDYITKPFRAYFFHVNARHHSLALIETGRNGMHHLMVELFSLDDVGQAYDVAQMEEGRVSVTLGRHTNDFMTSFYCKSPSSFMIECGWGGREIDPATWQAVEMHDGPSLWGHERVWLPPEDREVARQMRLDAAASGLRAPVQVMEGNYKLMSGTCAWWDGVRQS, encoded by the coding sequence ATGGCATTGCTCGGTCTCGGATATGCCGGGTTCGGATCCGACAGCCTCGACGCCTGGCGGCAGTTCGGGACCGGCCTCGTCGGTTTTCAGGCGGTGGAGCGCGGTAATGCGCTGCTGTCCTTCCGGATGGACGACCGCAAGCAACGCATCGTCATCGACCGCGCCATGGGCGAAGGCACGCGCTTCTTCGGCTGGGAGGTTCAGGACGCTGCGGCGCTCGATGCGCTGGCGGCGCGGCTGGAGGCGGCCGGCGTGCCGGTTGTGGCCGAACCGCAAACGCTGGCCGATGCCCGGCACGTCCGCGGCCTGATCTCGTTCCACGATCCGGCCGGCAACCGGCTGGAGGCGTTTTACGGCGCCGAGATTGACGAGACGCCGTTCGTGCCGGGACGTTCGATCTCGGGATTCCGCACCGGCCCGCTCGGGCTCGGCCATGCCGTGCTGACGGTAGAGAACATCGAGCCCATGATGGCGTTCTATATCGGCGTGCTCGGCTTCGGCCTCTCCGACTACATCACAAAGCCGTTCCGCGCCTATTTCTTCCACGTCAATGCCCGGCATCACAGCCTCGCGCTGATCGAGACCGGCAGGAACGGCATGCACCACCTGATGGTGGAGTTGTTCTCGCTCGACGATGTCGGCCAAGCTTACGACGTCGCGCAGATGGAGGAAGGCCGCGTCAGTGTTACGCTCGGCCGCCACACCAACGATTTCATGACCTCGTTCTACTGCAAGTCGCCGTCGTCCTTCATGATCGAATGCGGCTGGGGCGGCCGCGAGATCGATCCGGCGACCTGGCAGGCGGTCGAGATGCATGACGGCCCGAGCCTGTGGGGCCATGAGCGGGTCTGGCTGCCGCCGGAAGACCGCGAGGTCGCGCGGCAGATGCGCCTCGACGCCGCCGCCTCCGGCCTGCGCGCGCCGGTGCAGGTGATGGAGGGCAATTACAAGCTGATGTCGGGAACGTGCGCGTGGTGGGATGGGGTGAGGCAGAGTTAG
- a CDS encoding NAD-dependent epimerase/dehydratase family protein gives MKIFCTGASGYIGGSVAAHLAAAGHQVTGLVRSPEKAEAVRAFGIEPVMGTLDDGEILAQAAWAADLVVNAASADHKGAVVALLDAVSGSGKAFIHTSGSSIVGKRSRGERADDVYDEDTPITPSPARAARVALNEFILSYRDKGCRPVIVCPSLIYGIGHGAGRDSVQVPLLIKLAKKRGNAAHAGPGENIWSNVHIDDLVTLYALAIDKALAGSFYFAENGENSMREACVAINRAFGFAGPPAAMSMAEAAAEWGEGTAEDTMASNSRVRAKRARQGLGWRPQAGGLIDEIEQGCYRE, from the coding sequence ATGAAAATTTTCTGCACGGGCGCCTCGGGCTATATCGGCGGATCGGTTGCCGCGCATCTCGCCGCCGCCGGCCATCAGGTCACCGGCCTGGTTCGCTCGCCTGAGAAAGCCGAGGCCGTTCGCGCGTTCGGGATCGAGCCCGTGATGGGCACGCTCGACGACGGGGAAATTCTGGCGCAAGCGGCGTGGGCCGCCGATCTCGTCGTCAACGCCGCAAGCGCCGACCATAAGGGCGCGGTCGTCGCGCTGCTCGATGCTGTCAGCGGAAGCGGCAAGGCCTTCATCCACACATCCGGATCGAGCATCGTCGGCAAGCGCTCCCGCGGCGAGCGCGCCGATGATGTCTACGATGAAGATACGCCGATCACGCCGTCGCCCGCGCGCGCGGCGCGGGTCGCGCTGAACGAATTCATCCTCTCCTATCGCGACAAGGGCTGCCGCCCCGTCATCGTCTGTCCGAGCCTGATCTACGGCATCGGCCACGGGGCAGGGCGCGACAGCGTGCAGGTGCCGCTATTGATCAAGCTCGCGAAGAAGCGCGGCAACGCGGCGCATGCCGGCCCCGGCGAGAACATCTGGTCGAATGTGCATATCGACGATCTCGTGACGCTCTACGCGCTCGCCATCGACAAGGCGCTGGCTGGCAGCTTCTATTTCGCCGAGAATGGCGAGAACTCGATGCGCGAGGCGTGCGTCGCGATCAACCGCGCGTTCGGTTTTGCCGGCCCGCCGGCGGCGATGTCGATGGCCGAGGCCGCTGCCGAATGGGGCGAGGGCACCGCCGAGGATACGATGGCCTCCAACAGCCGGGTGCGGGCGAAACGGGCGCGCCAAGGGCTTGGCTGGCGACCGCAGGCGGGCGGCCTGATCGATGAGATCGAGCAGGGATGTTACCGGGAGTAG
- a CDS encoding dienelactone hydrolase family protein has product MGTSVTFKRPDGKDAAGYLANAARGNAPGVVVIQEWWGLQDQIKGMCDRFALAGFDALAPDLYKGTVVPYHDTDAAGREMNSLDFMDATTQTVRGAVQYLSRNGAKVGLTGFCLGGAVTIIGATKIPELAAGVVFYGIPPEQAAKPADVKIPLQAHFANKDDWCTPQVVDGFEQGMKAAGKSLELFRYDAEHAFVNEQRQTVHDRQAAELAWGRAIAFFAKHLG; this is encoded by the coding sequence ATGGGTACCAGCGTCACCTTCAAGCGGCCGGACGGCAAGGATGCGGCCGGCTATCTCGCCAACGCCGCGCGCGGCAATGCGCCGGGCGTGGTCGTGATCCAGGAATGGTGGGGCCTGCAGGACCAGATCAAGGGCATGTGCGACCGCTTCGCGCTGGCCGGCTTCGATGCGCTGGCGCCCGATCTCTACAAGGGCACGGTGGTGCCGTATCACGACACGGATGCGGCCGGCCGCGAGATGAACTCGCTGGATTTCATGGATGCGACCACGCAGACCGTGCGCGGCGCAGTGCAATATCTGTCGCGCAACGGCGCCAAGGTCGGGCTGACCGGCTTTTGTCTCGGCGGCGCGGTGACCATCATCGGTGCCACCAAGATTCCGGAACTTGCGGCCGGCGTCGTGTTCTACGGCATTCCGCCGGAACAGGCGGCCAAGCCGGCCGACGTGAAGATTCCGCTGCAGGCGCATTTCGCCAACAAGGACGACTGGTGCACGCCGCAGGTGGTCGACGGCTTCGAACAGGGCATGAAGGCCGCTGGCAAGTCGCTCGAGCTGTTCCGCTATGATGCCGAGCACGCCTTCGTCAACGAGCAGCGGCAAACGGTGCATGACCGCCAGGCCGCCGAGCTCGCCTGGGGCAGGGCGATTGCGTTTTTCGCCAAGCATCTGGGTTGA